catataagattaagtttaaatctggtcgaaaattcccgggtcatcacaaccttCGCCCAACAAGAGTTCTGGTTCGAGACTAATCTCCATCTCCATCTCCATCTCCATTCCAGAGAGGTTGTAACTCGTCTTTTTTTTCCTTGATCCCGAAGAAAGAGAGCCCTACTCATATTCAGGACTATCGACCGATTAGCCTCATTGGTTTACAATACAAGATTCTTTCAAAAATCCTAGCCAATAGATTGGCTTCGATTATTGACCATGTTATATCTCCGGATCAAACTGCTTTCATCAAAGGAAGGCAAATTTTAGATGGTCCTTTAATTATCAATGAAGTTGTGGATTGGTGTAAGCGAAAAAAGAAAAAAGCCTTGTTTTTTAAGGTCGATTTTGATAAAGCTTTTGACTCGATCCATTGGGATTACATCTTTTCTATGATGAGTTTCATGGGTTTCGATTTTAAATGGATCCGTTGGATTAAGGCGTGCCTCACTTCTTCTTATGCTTCGTTACTACTTAATGGAAGCCCTTCTTCCGAATTCCATATCGGTCGCGGCCTTCGTCAAGGAGATCCTTTATCTCCATTTCTATTCATAATTGGTATGGAAGGGTTACAAGCGGCGATAAGTGATGCTTGTCATTCTTCGATTTATTCGGGTCTTCGCATTGGAGGGGTTAATTGTGATCTTCGGTTATCCCGCTGTTTTTTTGCGGACGATGTTTTATTTGTGGGAGAGTGGAACGATAACAATGCGCGAAACCTTCTTGCGGTGTTGGCATGTTTTTTCGCGGTTTCTGGTCTTAAGATCAACCTGAGTAAATCCTCGGTTTATGGTGTTGGTGTCTCCACTCAGGAATCTTCTCGAATGGCTGCTATCATGGGATGCGCTCCTTGTTCCTTACCTTTTAAATTTCTTGGCTTGCCGGTAGGTCAAAATATGAATCGTGAAGTCGGTTGGGAGTATATTATTAAAAAAGTTCAGAAGCGTCTTTCGTCTTGGAAGGTTAATCTTCTTTCTTTCGGAGGTCGACTAACCTTAATTAAGTCAGTTATGGGATCTCTTGGTACGTTCTATATGTCGCTCTTCAAAGCTCCTTCTAAGGTGCTCAAGAAGTTAGAATCTCTCCGTTCTTCTTTTTTTTGGGGTGCAAAAATTAACGAACGCAAGATTCATTGGGTGGATTGGCGCCTTGTTTTAAATCCGTATGATCATGGAGGCCTCTCGGTTCCTTGTCTTAAATCGTTGAATCATCTCTATTATTGTTACATGTATTAGTAAGTGTTATTTAATTTTCTAAAACAATTATGCAAATGTTTACTTCGTATTTCAAAATTGTTTGTTAATTGTTAATCAATGAATTTACAACATGGTTTATTGAAGTCATTTACAATTTACAATTTATGAATTATGATAATGCCTAATTTAAGTAGTTTGTAGTTATGTTGGCACTCAGTACTCACCATTGTCTTTCTGTATTCTATTTGTTTGTTAATTACTTTTATTTGAATTCATCGAAGTTATAGATGTTGTATAATGTAGATGATTATGTGTTTTTATGTTAGCGTCTTTGATATCTTTGATTGTTGGTGAATCTTAATAACTTCTGATTTTTGATTTGTATGTTGTTCTATTTAGGGAAAATTGCTTAGAAAAGGTAACATAAAAACTACTTTTTTCGATAAATGGTATATCGATTTTTTTCTTTGCCCATAAAGGAGTGTAATTTTAATTTAATGTTTAGAAGGGTGTGTGCTTGCAAAATGGTTGCAATTGGGGTAATTTTTGACATTTGGCaattttaatttttctttttgGTGATGTGTATATTCCATGTGTCTATGTCTATTGCCACAtcattaatttttatttaatttaatttttacttATACTCCTTCGTTTAAATCATTCAGAATGTTCAGGATCCAAATATTTTAACTCTTATATGAAATTATCTTCAATTAAGAACAGTGGAGATTAACTCTTATTTGAATTCGTTCCCGATTCAATTCGCTTAAAATGGTCCTGAACAAAATCCTAGTAGGAGTGTAGTTTCATGGAATCAGATGAACAACACCGGAATCAGATGATGCTCACCGGAATCAGATAACAACACCGGAATCAGATCTCGTCCATTTCGATTTCGATTGTAGTTGTTCATATAAAGTGTATTAATTTCGAATCTAGTTTTTAGATTTCGATTGTAGTTGTTCATCTAAAATCGTCCATATCAGATCTAGTTCTTACTTCCTTGTTGATAACGGTTGACGGTTGGCTACTTCCGGGTTGTTAATCAGATTGACAGTTGATTACTTCCAGGTTGTTGATAACGATGGTTGTTTATTCATACTGTGGTTGCTCATATCGTTGTTGTTCACCATTTAATGGGTTTGAAAAGGAACAAGAATTGTTGCTGTTCATATTATTCTTGTTCATGTTGATCATTGTTGTTCATATTAAAGTTTTTCATATCCAATTTGTTGTTGTTCGTCTTGTTGATGTAATGACGAGAAAAATGACATTCAATTTTTTTGGCCGGAATTTGTTGCGAATTTGTTGCTgatattaactgatttgtgattttAATAATGGTTTTATTTTGAGCTTGTAATTGAAGAATATGAAGATAGAATTAAAAAATTGATAtggaattaaaaaaaatatataaaaaatgacATGGAATTACATgtcaacaaaaaaataaaaaaaaattccaagGTGTCAAATTATACCTCAATTGCAACCATTTTGCAATCACACACCTTTCTAAGCATTAAACTGAAATCACACTCCTTTATGGGCAAAGAAAAAATTGATATACCCGTTATCGGGAAAAAGTGGTTTTTATGTTACCTTTCTGGACAATTTGTCATTCTATTTATATGATAAGATATAAGACCGAGTGGATTGACGATGTTGACCATTGAGAATGAAATTTTAGAGAGTATAAATTGTCAAGAGATGATTAAACAACTTGCTAACAAGAATGCGAGAAGAACTTCAAGAATCATATGTTAGCAAATACGGTATGTAATTCTAATTCTATAGTCTTTATGTTTATTGATATGACGTTAGTTGTCGTTTTTTTTAAATAGGTTATTATTATTGTTCGTTAGAGTCTAAAGGTCTTTTTTTCGTCTCGTTCTAGGTACTTAAACTTAAATCAGtttgtcacccacacacgcgttaggagtAAACTCTTAACACATCATCGCCACATTGGTTACCCGATGTGCTTTGGATTGAACCGGGTGACTTAGAGCATACACCTTTATTTACCACAACATAATCTTTGAAAAAACTTTCTCTTGAATTCGAACCTGCGCCAACTATGACTCATATCTAACCCAAAACTTATATCACTCAGGCAATGCCTCGATAGTTGCCTACCTTAATCTTTACCCTAAACACAATGACTACAATAAGAAAAAACAATCTCCAAATCTCCAAATGTCCTTATAAAAATAGACATCCCATAAAAATAAACATGACCATTTTAGTTGTCAGGAGCATCAAATTCAACTGTAAGGTTCAATTTTCTTTGTCTTTGGGACAAGATGTAGACCTTAAATTAGAAAGGTGTTGCGATGTATTTATTAAATTCATCATATTACAGTTGTTGTAATTAGTGCCATTATTCCGTTATTAACTTTCTTGGATTAGACAAGAACATAATTTAATAAATTTCTTTAAATATTACAGCTGTTTTTGCACGAGGTATAGCTTGCTCTATTTGAAATATATACGGTATAGAATGAAAATTTTAAAGGCATCGTTTAATATAAtcttatattttaatattttaaattacTAACATaggtttttttcgattttaaacttTTATACTCCGTAATTGACTACATTTAGTGGTATCGGTTTCTTTTGATTAAAGCTAAAAATATATACCTTCAATTAATACTCTCTTTCAATTGGAATGCTTatgctcaatttttttttttaacggcaatagaatatgaaataaaaaacGCTCTCTAGCAAGGCGCTAAGAGAGAAAAATACAACGGGTTTTGAAGCCACGAGTTCCAGTTAAAAACTCTATGACCTCTGTTTTTCAACCAACGAAAAGAAAACAATTGAATGGAATCAAACAAACTACATCTACGAATTACAATATCATTGAATACAATGCCGTTCCTAAATCGCCAAAGCGCCCAAAAGAGAGTGATGATGACCACGGTCAGCCGCAACTTGTTATCGTTTGACATAGACGAACCATCGATCCAGTTTGTGACGTCTATCCATGAAATGCAGTGAGGTAATCCGCAGTTTAGCCAAACACGTGTCAACCTCAATATGTCACTAGCAATATCACAATCAAAAAACAAGTGATTTTGATCTTCGACTCCCTGTGAGCATACTGGGCATGATATCGACGTTAACTCTAAACCTCTAGAGGAAAGGTTCCAACGTAGAGGAAGAGAATCGAGCTTGAATCTCCACCAAAATACATTAAGTTTCTTCGGGACCAACTTTATCCATGTGGTAGCGACTTGTAAACATGGTAGCAACTGTTTATCGATATTAACCCTCGTGTCTTTGACGGTATATAACCCATCCGAATTAAGAGCAAACACCCATCTATCTTCTCGATTCGACATTTGAACGTGTTGAAGTTCAAGTTCCAAGTTTGATAACAACGAAGCATTTCGAGCCCCTATATCATCCCTTGACCACTGCCAAACCCATGAACCATTTACAATTTTGTCTGACACTAAGTCTTGCTTATGCTCATTACTTATTTGTCTTTCTGAAAATGGATACGTGAATGGATATACTTATTGGATCGAAAATGTGCATACTGTTGGTGTTTAAACCGGCAATGCCAGTTCTTACAAATGTCATGTtatgaaaagaaaaaaaagtaaAAACTAAATGAAGACATTCTTTAGAAGTTGTCGCTGGAGAACGCGGAGCCTTTCTCTCTCGGTCGTATGTCTTAATAGTAACTAAATAATTAATACtacgtatgttctattataaatgcACAATTTTTTTGTACACGGTTTTAGAAAATCTCAATAACTTCATTGTTCACTAATCAGATTCCATCCCTCTCTCAGAATAACTTATTCTGATTGATTGAAATACATAGTTGACACTTAAAACATGACATTAATAAGTTGTAGGGACTCATCCAACTAAGCTTAGCCTTTACCTGAGCACCTTGCCTTTTAGGCCTAATGTGGATAATTATGGGAGGACGGAGGGAGTAACTAATTAGTAATGAAATGAGTGAAAGGGGACAACTAGATATATAATTTGGAAGAACCGCAATGAACGTGTTTTTGGGAAAAAGTCGTGTACGCTACGCAAAAATGGTTGCTGACATTCAATCGAAAAAGTTTGAATGGATCTCTTGTCGGTGGAAAAAAGGTAACCTAGATTGGCAAAATTGGTTAACAAACCCAAAGATCTTTGATGCAAACCCTTCAAATAAAGAAGGAATCGAATAATCTCAAGTATGTTCGATGATCGCTGATCAATGATAGAAGAAGAATTTGACGCCTAAAAATGTTAATAATCTACTCCATTCTGTCAAAATTAATGTTCATACCTTCTGTTTGTTTCTGGCTGTTTAGCTATAGATCCCCATTgtacataatattaatattaatctaataaAAGATTGTTTGCTTAAAAAAAAGGAAATGAGTGAAAGGGGGAAAGGGTGTGTAGTAGGAAGCAAGAGAGCAAAACCAAAATCTTGGTGTCAAAATGGTTTTCTGTTTTGCCAAATCACTCTTCACCGACTTttgctaactttttttttttatctaatatTGTTCTCCCTTTGTAATTGTATATTAATCAATTTGTACTAATGATTATTTAAGAAAATCTCTTTCTTTTAAATGCAAAATATAGAAAAAACTGTAAAAGTGAACTTTGTCCTACGATGTCTACAGCTCTACGTAAAAATGTAGTATACGTCAAAAGATAGTAAGACATAATTAGAACTTTCAATTGTTGTCTTTATATAATAAGACATGAAAACAGAAATGTGATGTGATTTTCCATTAGACTCTTTCCAACGCGGCATCAGATGGGCCCGCGTCAGACTCGCTGGCAGGAAGTGACGCCCCTGACGCTATTAACGGGGCGTCAGTTTTTGACGTTGGGGGGCGTCAGTCGACGATTTGACTGAAAAAAACGGGCTTCAAATGGTGTGCTGGCTTGATCTGATTGGGTGGGGTAATATATCCGTTACCCAACGGATATATACccgttttttggtttttttttttttttaaattcaatttttacTCCATTTTACTCCTATTTAAACCCCAACAATCATATCATTTTTCACACAATTCATTCTTACTCACTCTATTtctttctacttttttttttttttttacaaaagtctATTAGTTTATAAATGGGTTCGAGGTTACGGGGGTCTAACTCTGACTCCGAAGATTTGAGGATTGTTCAATTAATTCAAGAAATAGAAGATGATGATTCCGAAGTCGAATCGGCACCATCTATTCTGAGAGTTAGAGGTTACATCTCTAGGGAACGGGAGGTTGCTGCACAATGTTTGTGGGATGATTATTTTTGTGAGATGCCAAAATATCCACACAAAAAATTTAAACGTCATTTTCGCATGTGCATACAATTATTTCTCCAGATAGTGCAAGGTATTACTACTTTCCAAAGTGATAATATGCCAGAATATTTTACTTACTTTTCTCAACGATTTGATGCTATCGGTAGGCCTACATTTACTACTTTACAAAAATGTATGTCGGCTATACGTCAATTGGCGTATGGCACCGCTCCCGATATTTGGGATCAATATTTGCAAATGAGTGAGCAAACATCAATAATATGTCTAGATTACTTTTGTATGTGTATTATTACATTGTACAAAAAAGAATACATGCGATCTCCGAATGCACACGATGTTGCTAGATTGTATAGTGCTCACGAGGAGATTGTATGCACTGGGAGTGGAGGAATTGTCCTGTTGCTTTAAAAGGACAATACACTAGGGGTGATCATAAGAAACCGACCCTTATGCTTGAAGCTGTTGCTTCTTATGACTTGTAGATTTGGCATGCTTTTTTTGGGATGGCGGGTTCCAACAATGATATCAACGTTTTGAACCAATCACCTATATTTGATAAacttaagaacggaacatttccatCCGCACCATTTGAGGTAAATGGGCATGAATATAGCAAAGGATATTACCTTGCGGATGATATATATCCCGATTGGGCAACTTTAGTTAAAGGATATTCATGTCCTACTGAAGAACCAACGATTAAGTTTACAAGATTTCAAGCTAGTGCCCGAAAGGATGTGGAGGGGGCATTTGGGGTTCTTCAAGGTCGTTTTCATATTATACGCCTAGCTTCACGAAGTATGAGCGTTAACAGGATGCGAAGAGTGATGGAATGTTGTCTCATATTACATAGCATGATACTTGAAGATAACGGCTTTGCACTTTCTAAATGGGAAGAAAGATTCACTACCGAAGAAATGGAAAATGGTATGGAACGTATACGAAACAGAGGACGGGATCGAGATATCATCGCAAGTGAAATAAGGGATCGAGATTTGCACAACCAACTCACCGAGGATTTAGTCGAGCACATTTGGAACCTTCCACCGACTTTTCGCAATGCGAattagtttttttattttttattttgaatCTATGTAATCGTCAATCTATGTACTTTTAAATTCTTATCaaaaattaattatgtattttttttattaatgttatttattttattttgttgtatttatttaccattttaatgtaatttattttattttgttgtatttatttaccattttaaatcatttgaaaaaaaaaaaaaacgggtgGACCCTACTGAATTTGACACTGACATTTGACACTTGGGTTATTGGGGGGTTAAAATTTGACACTGCCATGTCACAGGCAGATGCACTTTTTGAGCCAAAAAGTACAAATCTGCCTGTGATGTCACAGGCAGGGTTAGAAACAGTCTTAACACATTTTAAGTTGGATTAGCAAATATAGCTCACCTAAAAAGACTTTTTTTCAGATTGGACTGAAATTTCTAAGATCACCTTAACAATTTTTACAAGATAAAGAGTAGTATGGTCACTaattaccaatataactaatagacaacatttgtcttatttgttatgaatagtattattcaatttttcacttttcacaaaccTAACCCCttaacttccattaaaatacaaatcaaacccccactttatacctatattctaacttattatttatcccatcactaacactgaaaatactgaataataacacccacctTGCTTTACCGACTTGTGCAttgcgctcaaacagtaggacccacataggccactactgcgctactttttttttgtctccaacgataaaagaaataactttcttaaaaggaacaaccctttaatgctaccaaaagatgttgaaaaacatttttttttacaaaatagatcaactaactttaacgctaaaagaaacaactttcacaaaaggaacaacccttcaatgttagatgtcgtgaaaaaaattcttttttacaaaatagatcaagacttttttttttaactcgcattcaaaatggagcccccggcgcgaagcgagggctccacaactagttatgattaagtttaaattttaccAACAACATATTTTGAAATTATTATAGAAAACGTAACAAACGATCACGAAAAACTGGTTAAGCAATGTACATTCTCCTCTCCGAATACTCTGAAAGAAGAAACCTTATACATTTGCCCGTTTATTAAAATCTCAAGTGGCTATTGAAATAAATATGATAAAAGTCTTATAACTTTTATTCTTATCAAAATTATATCAACTCATTTCATACTAAAAATGTTGAAAGTTGTgtagaggttttttttttttttttttttattattattattattattattattatttaaggcaAACTCACACTTTGCACAAAAATTTACAATAATCCACGAAATATGTCTACGAcgggacttgaaccctcaacctcttaGTTAAAAGGGTCACCACGATACCGCCAGGCCAATGGCCCTTTGGCTGTAGAGCTTTTTAAATGTATCAATTTTTTAAGATGAAAAATGTGTAAGCTTATATATTGATATGTAGGTTAAACTAAGAGATTGGAAAATGTATTAAATATCTCTTACAAGTTGAAATGTGTATCAATCTtccatacaataataataaatttatatcaTATGACTATTGGCAAAGCTTGAATATAACTCTTGAGAGGCCATCTtatattgtgtaaaattttattttatgtTGTTTAATTATGTGTAATACTCACGAATAACAATATTTAATGACATCGGATCATATATTTCATATATTGATAGATAGTTTGAAAATTAATAGGTCCTTTAAAGTATTATGAAAAGCAAATACATGAGCTTATATTACTAAAGTCACTAAAGCAAACTCTTATTCGTTTATATTTATCTAAAAATCTATTTATACTTGAGACTATTGGTGTGTGGGTGGGTGGATGGGGGTGGGGGTAGAGCTCACCAGTCACCCCTGCCTTTTAAAAGTCTTAACGTGTAAGAAGCTAAATCATTAACACCACAACTTACGAAAGCGAGATGGGGGCGTTAGATTGTCGTGGTAATTTTTTGATGGAACTAACGGCTATTATGTGACGTTAGTTTGACGAAACCACAACGTTATCTAAGAACTCCCAAGTCAAACTTGATATTAGACACCTAATAAAAATTTGACATAtctatttaattattttatttccTTTTCACCCAACTTCTAATCGCATTTAACCAAGTCATCCAACATCCTCACAAAATTTTTTACCACCCACAATAACACACCTTTTAAATTTGACACTGTCGCGTTATAGTCAGATTTTTGTGTTTATCTTTCAAAAAACTTCAATTATTGACTACACATCACAGTCAAAAGTTGTCAAAGTAGCGGTCTAATAATATGACATTATTAATCTTTGATTCATTGATTAATTAGCTTTGTTTTGTTTTTAAACATTTCAAtcaggggatgattctcacacatacttttttgatcctcacacaccaatttaaagaaatggagtattattagaagagtaaaatgttaaaataggtgtgtgaagatcaaaaaagggtgtgttagaatcatccccctttCAATAATCTACGTAGTTATCCGTTTAAGGCAATGATATGACAGGTTTGAATAGTTGACTTTTAGGTTTTTAAAATTTAACATCAACTTTTTGATTTTTTACAAATCAAcactaattttttaatttttacaaaCTAACACAATAGTTAATTTTCTAATTTTTACAATTCAACACTaactttttaatttttacaaatcatCACAAACTGTTCACTTTTTACAACTCAATCACAAAACTTTTCACCTTTAATCACGTAACTTTTCACTTTTTAataactacttattattattattattattattattattattattattattattatcacttgttACAGATCAATCACATAATTTTTCACTTATTATACCTTATATCTAATTGAGATagtccaaatgaatagtactatttagacTATCTCAATATCACACTAAGACCCCCAAACTTTATCCAACGTACGAATCGGCCCCCTCCCCAATACTACTATTTTGGACTATCTCAATCTCACACTAAGGACCCCAAACTTTATCCAAAGTAAAAATCGGCCCCTCCCCAATTTTCCTAAAAAAACCCCACACCCTCGAGAAACTACAAAACACCCCCAACCCTACCTCATTACCCCGACCCGACCCGACTCGCCTCCCCGTTATtataactaaaataatattatataatatatttcgtcctttctccttttttttatttttttgttttcacttttttttttcctttttccaaaAAACCTCCccaaactttgttcaaaaattaaaaccgccccccaaacaggggagtaaagtgtcaaataatcattttcataaaaaatcttaactaaacaccacccaaatattcaacgggtcatatcttctcgctcgcaacgagttaaatttttccgacaccatcgttaaactcgaaataattttaggaacacaatgtcactaactatacgcaaaatgaaatcattttaaaaaacgctaaatatttgaggtacttttcatacacgttaattttgcgttaaatttttaaaagtcgacaattccatagcgaatcgcggagatgcacatagcacatatattgttaatttaatataacatttaaatctttcacgaattataccttttagttcgactcgagttgcgcttcaacgacatcatcgttagccacgaaataattttacaaactaaacgcacgaaaatacattgaaaaccgaaccccggcgcgaagcgaggtttCGTAAACTAGTATATTCTATTGTGAAAAATGGTTGAATCTCATTGTTTCCAGTTTGAATCTTTTTGATTGAAGGGACATAACTACTTTGAAATAGATCTTGACATCCACCGGTTCAGCTACATTTCACGGAAAGCACTCGATGCTTTTCGGGAGCGATTGAAAGATGGGATTCTTGATGTTGGTTTAACTATTCAGGTAAACTAGTTACAAATCAAAAATAATTAATATTGTTTAACTTTTTCACTTAACAAACCAACCACATAACTATTCACTTATTACAAATcaactataattattattgttgttattattattaatataataataataataataataataataataataataataataataataataataattgttattatctttttctttttattttttaatacTTTGGGTTTTGTTATCCATTTCAATTTATGTACTTTGCTTTTATTTATTTTTCCCTTTTATTTCAATCGAATTTAGTAAACGTTCCGCTGTCGCAACGTGATGGAGCTTCaactcattaataatattattaatattaatactaatattaatatattaaatgtggtGGGAATGTGTGTAGTTTCAGTTATATCGAATtttagttttgagtttgcgttcacattacaaccggtccctcaattttggctatatttacacaacgatccctcaaatttacactttttcaggggttaaaagtataaatatataattttattaaaataaaagaaattaatttcacccgaatttataacgggctctatcttctcgctcggtgcgagttaaattttttcgagaccaccgttcaattctgaaaaatcttacgaacccaacgagaCTGACTATAAACGAAACGGACaattttttaaaaaacactaaacacaacgacaacccgtatcttcccgctcgtcgcgagttaaattttttc
The window above is part of the Rutidosis leptorrhynchoides isolate AG116_Rl617_1_P2 chromosome 1, CSIRO_AGI_Rlap_v1, whole genome shotgun sequence genome. Proteins encoded here:
- the LOC139852360 gene encoding uncharacterized protein, with protein sequence MGSRLRGSNSDSEDLRIVQLIQEIEDDDSEVESAPSILRVRGYISREREVAAQCLWDDYFCEMPKYPHKKFKRHFRMCIQLFLQIVQGITTFQSDNMPEYFTYFSQRFDAIGRPTFTTLQKCMSAIRQLAYGTAPDIWDQYLQMSEQTSIICLDYFCMCIITLYKKEYMRSPNAHDVARLYSAHEEIIWHAFFGMAGSNNDINVLNQSPIFDKLKNGTFPSAPFEVNGHEYSKGYYLADDIYPDWATLVKGYSCPTEEPTIKFTRFQASARKDVEGAFGVLQGRFHIIRLASRSMSVNRMRRVMECCLILHSMILEDNGFALSKWEERFTTEEMENGMERIRNRGRDRDIIASEIRDRDLHNQLTEDLVEHIWNLPPTFRNAN